The following coding sequences are from one Paenibacillus sp. JDR-2 window:
- the cobS gene encoding adenosylcobinamide-GDP ribazoletransferase gives MVIAALKRHAQAAAAALQFLTRIPVPVTVPFEPVTLARTVIYFPAAGFLIGAILAGGFAVLELFSPAMPAAVLLLAIWTALSGGLHLDGWMDTADGVLSHRSRERMLEIMKDSRVGAMGVIAAVLLLLFKFSLLAEWLGQQDGSRALSLLVVIPVWSRWWMGAAIAGWPNARQGEGIGALFHMASGRQVAAGFIAAAVATVLCLSLNGLAWQETLLLLAGCIVLTILAGSLFAVWLNRKLGGLTGDTYGALNEAVEAVLLFASVLVIHVI, from the coding sequence ATGGTTATTGCTGCGTTAAAACGCCATGCGCAGGCAGCTGCTGCGGCTCTGCAGTTTCTTACCCGGATTCCTGTACCGGTAACGGTGCCGTTTGAACCGGTGACTTTGGCACGGACGGTTATTTATTTTCCTGCGGCAGGCTTTCTCATTGGGGCGATACTGGCAGGAGGATTTGCCGTGCTCGAACTGTTCTCGCCAGCAATGCCGGCGGCCGTATTGCTGCTGGCCATTTGGACGGCGCTTAGCGGAGGCCTGCACTTGGACGGCTGGATGGATACGGCAGACGGCGTGCTCAGCCACCGGTCCCGGGAACGGATGCTGGAGATTATGAAGGACAGCCGCGTTGGGGCAATGGGCGTCATTGCGGCGGTGCTGCTGCTGCTCTTTAAATTCTCCTTGCTTGCGGAATGGTTGGGCCAGCAGGATGGCAGCCGCGCATTATCCCTTCTTGTGGTCATACCGGTCTGGAGCAGATGGTGGATGGGAGCTGCCATCGCGGGCTGGCCAAATGCCCGGCAAGGAGAAGGTATAGGAGCTTTATTCCATATGGCATCGGGACGGCAGGTTGCGGCAGGTTTTATTGCAGCTGCCGTAGCAACGGTTCTGTGCTTATCCCTTAACGGATTGGCTTGGCAGGAAACACTGCTGCTTCTTGCCGGATGCATCGTATTAACGATACTTGCGGGATCATTATTCGCCGTTTGGCTGAACCGCAAGCTTGGCGGTTTGACAGGAGATACCTACGGTGCGCTGAATGAAGCCGTAGAAGCCGTTTTATTATTTGCAAGCGTACTGGTCATTCACGTAATTTAG
- the cbiB gene encoding adenosylcobinamide-phosphate synthase CbiB codes for MIFYSLQETLLLVAAAIVIDWIIGDPKWPTHPVIWIGRLIRVLEKSLRRKEEGRDARRIKGMGIILTIVTLAVSYGIMWGVTAAAAWIHPWLGYAVSAWFISTTIAVKGLKDAAMLVYRPLAAGNLEDARKFVGYIVGRDTENLTPPEASRAAVETVAENTVDAFISPILFAIIGGAPLAMLYRATNTLDSMVGYRNDNYVNFGWCSARTDDALNYIPARLTGLLLTLAAFLNRGMSAVRSWASVRRFARYHPSPNSGIPESAVAGALGIELGGLNYYFGQPSERARMGWPTRVMEPDDIVRSVRLLYTVSILMMAGVLGLWLLLR; via the coding sequence ATGATCTTTTATTCTTTGCAGGAAACGCTGCTGCTTGTTGCGGCAGCTATCGTTATAGACTGGATTATCGGCGATCCGAAGTGGCCGACCCATCCCGTTATCTGGATCGGTCGGCTTATTCGCGTACTCGAGAAGTCTCTTCGCAGGAAGGAAGAGGGACGGGATGCCAGGCGCATTAAGGGCATGGGCATTATTTTGACGATCGTTACTTTAGCCGTATCCTATGGCATCATGTGGGGAGTAACGGCTGCAGCAGCCTGGATCCATCCATGGCTGGGATATGCGGTAAGTGCCTGGTTCATCTCCACCACGATTGCGGTAAAAGGTCTGAAGGATGCGGCAATGCTTGTCTACCGTCCGCTTGCTGCCGGCAATTTGGAAGATGCGCGCAAATTCGTAGGATATATTGTAGGGCGCGATACGGAGAACCTTACACCGCCCGAAGCTTCGCGGGCAGCTGTGGAAACGGTAGCGGAAAATACGGTAGATGCGTTTATATCGCCTATTCTGTTTGCCATCATCGGCGGTGCGCCGCTTGCCATGCTGTACCGGGCAACAAATACGCTGGATTCCATGGTTGGTTACCGTAATGATAATTATGTAAACTTCGGGTGGTGCTCAGCCCGAACGGATGATGCGTTGAATTATATTCCGGCACGTCTAACCGGGCTGCTGCTCACGCTTGCCGCATTTCTTAACAGGGGAATGTCGGCTGTCCGGTCTTGGGCTTCCGTTCGCCGGTTCGCCCGTTATCATCCAAGTCCAAACAGCGGCATTCCGGAATCCGCCGTGGCTGGAGCGCTTGGCATTGAGCTTGGAGGACTTAATTATTATTTCGGACAGCCAAGCGAACGGGCAAGGATGGGGTGGCCGACAAGAGTGATGGAGCCTGATGATATCGTCCGTTCCGTCCGGCTTTTGTACACCGTTAGTATTCTTATGATGGCTGGAGTGTTGGGGTTATGGTTATTGCTGCGTTAA
- the cobU gene encoding bifunctional adenosylcobinamide kinase/adenosylcobinamide-phosphate guanylyltransferase yields MAMLVTGGARSGKSSFAEKLAARLGEQGVYIATSRIWDEEMAERIALHQQNREQSGFRWTTIEEPVGLSGRLRQLAKEAYELELMEGKPPVILVDCLTLWLTNVLMEAEEREKSESMEKDWLSEQVNELAAAVQEYNYPLILVTNEVGDGIVPAYPLGRRFRDEAGRLNQRMAALSDKVFLVTAGIPVELKAMQFRWESL; encoded by the coding sequence ATGGCCATGTTGGTAACCGGCGGAGCAAGAAGCGGCAAAAGCTCTTTTGCCGAGAAGCTTGCTGCGCGGCTTGGAGAGCAAGGGGTTTATATTGCAACCAGCCGGATTTGGGATGAGGAAATGGCGGAAAGGATCGCTTTGCACCAGCAGAACCGGGAACAAAGCGGCTTTCGTTGGACCACCATTGAGGAGCCGGTGGGGCTTTCGGGCAGGCTGCGGCAGCTGGCGAAGGAAGCCTATGAGCTGGAGCTGATGGAAGGAAAGCCGCCAGTGATATTGGTTGATTGTTTAACATTATGGCTGACAAATGTGCTGATGGAAGCGGAGGAACGGGAAAAATCCGAATCTATGGAGAAAGATTGGCTGAGTGAACAGGTCAATGAACTGGCAGCGGCCGTTCAGGAGTATAACTATCCGCTAATCCTTGTGACCAATGAGGTCGGGGACGGCATCGTGCCGGCTTATCCGCTGGGCAGAAGATTCCGTGATGAAGCCGGACGGCTGAATCAACGGATGGCTGCCTTGTCGGACAAGGTTTTCCTTGTGACAGCTGGAATTCCGGTCGAATTGAAAGCCATGCAATTTCGGTGGGAGAGCTTATGA
- the cobT gene encoding nicotinate-nucleotide--dimethylbenzimidazole phosphoribosyltransferase, which produces MVANELAAKLKQVIERIRPFQEQAVIEAKAHSDQLTKPTGSLGKLEEIAFRLAGISGSLWPDLSRKAVVVMAGDHGVCEEGVSAYPQEVTPQMVLNFLSGGAAVNVLARQAGADVYCVDIGVNAELEHPGLISRKVVRGTANMAKQPAMSREEALQAIMAGVQVADELADKGYRLFATGEMGIGNTTPSAALTTVLTGLSPDLSVGRGTGINDESWRHKIEVVKRAIAVNKPDASDPLDVLAKVGGAEIAGLAGFIIGAAANGCPVVVDGFISSVAALVAVRLAEQAKPYLFASHLSQEQGHAVVLESMGLSPMIQLDMRLGEGTGAVLCFHFVDAALKLMQEMATFSSAGVSRE; this is translated from the coding sequence ATGGTGGCAAACGAATTAGCGGCTAAGCTAAAACAGGTTATCGAACGAATCAGACCTTTTCAGGAACAAGCTGTAATTGAAGCCAAGGCGCATTCCGATCAGCTGACAAAGCCAACCGGAAGTCTCGGGAAGCTCGAAGAGATTGCTTTTCGCTTAGCCGGGATTTCAGGAAGTCTATGGCCGGATTTAAGCCGTAAAGCGGTAGTCGTGATGGCTGGAGACCACGGCGTGTGCGAGGAAGGAGTCAGCGCGTATCCGCAGGAAGTAACTCCGCAAATGGTGCTTAATTTCTTAAGCGGCGGGGCGGCGGTAAACGTACTCGCGCGACAGGCGGGAGCCGATGTCTATTGCGTGGATATTGGCGTTAATGCCGAGCTTGAGCATCCGGGGCTGATCAGTCGCAAGGTGGTTCGAGGAACAGCCAATATGGCAAAGCAGCCTGCGATGAGCAGGGAAGAGGCGCTTCAGGCTATCATGGCGGGCGTTCAAGTTGCCGATGAATTAGCGGACAAAGGCTACCGGCTGTTCGCGACGGGAGAGATGGGCATCGGCAACACGACCCCAAGCGCCGCTCTGACAACCGTATTGACGGGATTATCGCCTGATTTGTCCGTTGGCCGAGGAACGGGCATTAACGATGAAAGCTGGCGGCATAAGATTGAAGTCGTGAAACGCGCTATTGCCGTTAACAAGCCGGATGCCTCGGATCCGCTTGATGTACTCGCCAAGGTAGGCGGTGCGGAGATTGCGGGATTGGCCGGATTTATTATCGGCGCGGCAGCAAATGGCTGCCCGGTTGTCGTAGACGGGTTTATTTCCTCGGTTGCCGCTCTGGTAGCCGTACGGCTGGCGGAACAGGCAAAGCCTTATTTGTTCGCCTCCCATTTGTCCCAGGAACAGGGGCATGCGGTAGTGCTGGAGTCGATGGGGCTGTCCCCTATGATTCAGCTCGACATGCGGCTTGGAGAGGGAACTGGAGCCGTATTATGCTTCCATTTCGTTGATGCTGCCTTAAAGCTGATGCAGGAAATGGCGACCTTCTCAAGCGCCGGAGTCTCCAGGGAGTAG
- a CDS encoding heme ABC transporter ATP-binding protein yields the protein MISVQQLSKKVNGRSVLENLSFNLEPGRIHCIIGPNGVGKSTLLQLLSGVTKPSSGEVSLSGVHLSNYSRKALARRLAVLQQGGLPPAGFTVRQVVEMGRFPYQNWFGDEREDHSALIDFTLESMGLTPLSNRPLDQLSGGERQRVALAKVMVQEPEVILLDEPTTYLDIGYQVQLLDTVRQWQQERNLTVVAVLHDLNLASLYCDRILVLHKGGIAAMGSPAEVLSVDLIREVYQAEASIVKHPLTGTPQILLQPKQQEAGRLIEMT from the coding sequence ATGATCTCGGTTCAACAATTGAGCAAGAAGGTTAACGGCCGTTCTGTTCTGGAGAACCTCTCGTTTAATCTGGAGCCAGGCCGAATTCATTGCATAATCGGGCCAAACGGCGTAGGGAAGTCAACGCTATTGCAGCTGCTATCCGGCGTGACAAAGCCTTCTTCGGGTGAAGTCAGCTTATCTGGCGTTCATCTGTCGAATTATTCCCGCAAAGCTCTCGCAAGACGTTTGGCAGTACTGCAGCAAGGCGGATTGCCGCCTGCGGGCTTTACCGTCCGTCAAGTGGTTGAGATGGGCCGTTTTCCTTATCAAAATTGGTTTGGCGATGAACGGGAGGATCATTCGGCGCTGATCGATTTTACGCTTGAATCGATGGGTTTAACGCCTTTGTCGAACCGGCCGCTTGATCAGCTAAGCGGCGGTGAGCGTCAGCGGGTAGCTCTAGCTAAGGTGATGGTGCAGGAGCCGGAGGTTATTTTGCTGGATGAGCCAACGACCTATCTGGATATCGGTTATCAAGTACAGCTGCTGGATACCGTGCGGCAGTGGCAGCAAGAGCGCAACTTGACCGTTGTAGCCGTCCTGCATGATCTGAATTTGGCATCCCTGTATTGTGATCGGATACTCGTCCTGCATAAAGGCGGAATAGCGGCAATGGGTTCTCCTGCGGAGGTGCTTAGCGTTGATCTAATCCGGGAGGTTTATCAGGCGGAAGCATCGATCGTGAAGCATCCGTTGACCGGTACGCCGCAAATTTTGTTGCAGCCGAAACAACAAGAAGCCGGCAGATTGATAGAAATGACATAG
- a CDS encoding FecCD family ABC transporter permease codes for MKRKLAVYGGAALLLLAVSIVLSLSIGSSMIPFADVWGILWHQLPWTDNASSHWSAGEIAIVTQVRLSRVLLGVLVGACLGLAGAGFQGVLRNPLADPYTLGVSSGSSVGAAFLILFGYQAVLGEWTIPVVAFITGTLTLLGVFFLARSRGVMQIETLILSGVIIQSFLGAFVSFMVSMSDEVINQILFWLMGSLAMKNWADVYIVLPCLVIGLPLLIAYGQALNLFVLGERHAAHLGIRVERTKLIVLIGSTLLTAAAVSVSGVIGFVGLVVPHLIRLMVGPDYRLLIPLSAIGGGIFVLWSDTLARLALAPKEIPLGVVTALLGAPFFAYLLYRRKKGQEGF; via the coding sequence ATGAAAAGAAAATTAGCGGTCTATGGAGGAGCAGCTTTGCTCCTTCTTGCTGTTTCTATCGTTCTAAGTTTGTCGATCGGATCCTCCATGATACCGTTTGCCGATGTATGGGGAATTCTCTGGCATCAGCTTCCTTGGACGGATAATGCCAGTAGTCACTGGAGTGCCGGCGAGATTGCGATTGTGACGCAGGTCAGGCTGTCCCGCGTGCTGCTTGGCGTGCTTGTTGGCGCGTGTCTTGGACTTGCCGGGGCCGGCTTTCAAGGCGTGCTCCGCAATCCGCTTGCCGATCCTTATACATTAGGGGTATCATCAGGCAGCTCGGTAGGAGCGGCTTTTCTTATTTTATTTGGTTATCAGGCCGTGCTAGGCGAGTGGACCATTCCGGTTGTGGCTTTTATAACGGGAACGCTGACGCTGCTTGGCGTCTTCTTCTTGGCTCGCAGCAGGGGCGTCATGCAGATTGAGACTTTAATCCTGTCGGGTGTTATTATTCAATCCTTCTTAGGCGCTTTTGTATCGTTTATGGTATCGATGTCTGACGAAGTCATTAACCAGATTCTATTCTGGCTGATGGGCTCGCTGGCGATGAAAAACTGGGCGGACGTCTACATCGTGCTTCCATGCCTGGTTATTGGTCTGCCGCTTCTGATTGCTTATGGACAGGCGCTGAACCTGTTTGTTCTTGGCGAGCGGCATGCGGCGCATCTGGGAATCCGGGTTGAGCGGACAAAGCTGATCGTCCTTATCGGCTCGACGCTGCTTACCGCGGCGGCTGTATCGGTTAGCGGAGTTATCGGCTTCGTAGGCTTGGTTGTGCCGCATCTCATCCGGTTAATGGTTGGTCCGGATTACCGGCTGCTTATTCCACTCTCGGCAATAGGCGGAGGGATATTCGTGTTATGGTCCGATACGCTTGCAAGATTAGCCCTAGCTCCCAAGGAAATTCCGCTTGGAGTCGTAACCGCTTTGCTTGGCGCGCCATTCTTCGCGTATCTGCTGTACCGGCGCAAAAAAGGACAGGAGGGCTTCTAA
- a CDS encoding ABC transporter substrate-binding protein, with translation MVERNKRLSKLMLAVLMTAILVFMAACGANKANTNDAGNTGNANASASPVQSEQPAESPAAAAETVYPFKVTDATGTELTFEKAPTKVVSLAPSETEVLYAVGAGEEVAGVDSYSNYPEEAASKPKVGDMTTNIEAVAALNPDLVVASSSMNTDAVEQLRKLNITVLATDPKTYDETIAKIETIGKIMNKNNEAAQVATHMRDVKQQVTDAVKDAPKKLVYLEFSPGWTVGSGTFLDELLTIAGGTNVGASQAGWYEVSAEEVVKQNPEIILYPDLGEDPNPIVTGINSRPGWDAIDAVKNKQMFEVGNDETSRVGPRLADALLQVAKALHPDLVK, from the coding sequence ATGGTTGAGAGAAACAAAAGATTGTCGAAATTAATGCTGGCCGTGTTGATGACTGCAATTCTGGTCTTTATGGCGGCATGCGGCGCTAACAAAGCGAACACGAATGACGCGGGGAATACGGGGAATGCAAACGCGTCGGCGTCGCCGGTTCAAAGCGAACAGCCAGCCGAAAGTCCGGCAGCCGCAGCAGAGACGGTATATCCGTTTAAGGTGACGGATGCTACGGGAACGGAGTTGACGTTTGAGAAGGCTCCAACGAAGGTCGTATCTCTCGCGCCAAGCGAGACGGAAGTCCTTTACGCGGTTGGCGCAGGCGAAGAAGTAGCCGGCGTTGACAGCTACAGCAACTATCCGGAAGAAGCGGCGTCCAAGCCTAAAGTAGGCGACATGACGACCAATATCGAAGCAGTCGCGGCTCTTAATCCCGATCTTGTTGTGGCATCCTCGTCGATGAACACCGATGCGGTCGAGCAGCTTCGCAAGCTGAACATTACGGTTCTTGCTACGGATCCAAAAACTTATGACGAAACAATTGCCAAAATCGAGACAATCGGTAAAATAATGAATAAGAACAATGAAGCGGCTCAAGTTGCAACGCACATGCGCGATGTGAAGCAGCAGGTGACGGATGCCGTTAAGGACGCTCCTAAAAAGCTGGTTTACCTGGAATTCTCGCCGGGCTGGACGGTTGGTTCCGGTACGTTCCTGGATGAACTGCTTACGATTGCCGGAGGTACGAATGTAGGCGCTTCGCAAGCAGGCTGGTATGAAGTCAGCGCGGAAGAAGTCGTGAAGCAAAACCCTGAAATTATCCTTTATCCTGATTTGGGAGAGGATCCGAATCCAATCGTAACCGGAATTAACAGCCGTCCGGGCTGGGATGCGATTGATGCGGTGAAGAACAAGCAGATGTTTGAAGTTGGCAACGACGAGACTTCACGCGTAGGCCCACGTCTTGCGGATGCTCTGCTGCAGGTTGCGAAAGCTCTTCACCCGGATCTTGTGAAGTAA
- a CDS encoding heavy metal translocating P-type ATPase has protein sequence MDEKGITIDLSVQGMSCTACAARIEKNVGKMPGVEAVAVSYSARTAWVQYKPGMIEPPAIMEQIGKLGFKADLPENAKGGFEKERSRLRLRLIISLILTAPLLSAMIQHLAPFARIELPELLTNPWLQLVLATVIQFVIGLPFYIGAYHAIRSRATNMDVLVATGTSAAYLYSHFLVFNADRTALYAHEVPLYFETSAVVITAVLLGKFIEASVTSRAQQDASGYSKLLNTVVKVERAGVEMEIKTEFVREDDYVLVPSGQIIPVDGVIASGESEVNESLLTGESVPLAKRPGDQVWAGTRNESGSLRIRTTAAGYATMLSRIVDLVRQAQRSKSLIQRQVDTVSAWFVPAMLLLSSGTFVIWVTAVDPGNWTTAFRCAVAVVLAACPCALGLATPISLVVASGRLAKRGIVVKEAGALERLAQLNMLVLDKTGTLTEGKPKIGSMHVAQGSKQGLLRLAAAVEGHSTHPLAVAIRAEALQTGLVPPAAADFSYTTGKGVEALVEQRRIGIGNAGFAAQKKWNFGSPTIQRFAEERQKLGETVLYAADNNRVIGAISFVDAVKAFAKPAVTQLRKAGVTVVLATGDHPAPALSAAQTAGIDPSKVYANMLPEDKLELVNRLKEQDYKVGMAGDGWNDAPALAAADVGLAMGDGTDAALTAGHITLLQPRMTAIPEALLISRLTVRNVRQNLTFAFIYNALIIPFAACGMLQPWMAGTAMAFSSVSVVGNAIRLGARLRRAAGQF, from the coding sequence ATGGACGAGAAGGGGATTACGATCGATTTATCCGTGCAAGGGATGAGCTGCACCGCTTGCGCGGCCAGAATAGAGAAGAATGTTGGGAAAATGCCAGGCGTTGAAGCCGTAGCGGTCAGCTATTCGGCGCGTACGGCCTGGGTGCAATATAAGCCTGGAATGATTGAGCCGCCGGCCATTATGGAGCAAATCGGCAAGCTGGGCTTTAAAGCTGATCTGCCCGAAAATGCGAAGGGAGGCTTCGAGAAGGAACGAAGCCGTCTGCGGCTGAGGTTGATTATTTCCTTGATTCTTACTGCGCCTCTGCTCTCGGCGATGATACAGCATCTGGCTCCTTTTGCCCGGATTGAGCTTCCCGAGCTTCTAACCAATCCGTGGCTGCAGCTTGTTCTTGCGACCGTTATCCAGTTCGTCATAGGTCTGCCTTTCTATATCGGGGCTTATCATGCAATCCGGTCACGGGCGACCAATATGGATGTCTTGGTGGCGACCGGTACTTCGGCTGCTTATTTGTACAGTCATTTTCTCGTATTTAATGCGGATCGAACCGCTTTGTATGCCCATGAGGTTCCTCTGTATTTCGAGACATCGGCAGTTGTCATTACGGCCGTGCTCCTTGGCAAGTTTATTGAAGCCTCGGTTACTTCGCGCGCGCAGCAGGATGCCTCGGGATACAGCAAGCTGCTGAACACGGTAGTAAAAGTGGAGCGGGCCGGCGTTGAAATGGAGATCAAGACGGAGTTTGTCAGGGAGGATGATTATGTTCTTGTACCCTCCGGACAGATTATTCCTGTTGACGGCGTTATTGCAAGCGGGGAATCGGAAGTGAATGAATCCTTGCTGACGGGGGAGAGCGTTCCGCTTGCCAAACGTCCGGGCGACCAGGTATGGGCAGGGACCCGTAATGAAAGCGGCAGCCTGCGTATCCGTACAACCGCTGCCGGCTATGCCACCATGCTGAGCCGAATTGTTGATTTGGTCAGACAGGCACAGCGATCGAAATCGTTGATCCAGCGGCAGGTCGATACGGTATCGGCTTGGTTTGTTCCGGCGATGCTTCTTCTCTCGTCGGGTACGTTTGTTATTTGGGTTACGGCTGTGGATCCGGGCAATTGGACGACTGCCTTCCGTTGTGCCGTTGCGGTTGTGCTGGCGGCTTGCCCATGCGCTCTCGGACTTGCAACTCCGATTTCTCTTGTCGTAGCCTCGGGGCGTCTCGCCAAAAGAGGGATTGTGGTGAAGGAAGCGGGCGCTCTTGAACGGCTGGCTCAGCTTAATATGCTCGTGCTTGATAAAACGGGAACGTTAACGGAAGGAAAACCGAAAATCGGCAGCATGCATGTTGCACAGGGAAGCAAGCAGGGCCTCTTGAGACTTGCCGCTGCCGTTGAAGGCCATTCGACTCATCCGCTTGCCGTCGCCATTCGGGCGGAAGCTTTGCAGACCGGCCTGGTTCCTCCTGCCGCAGCCGATTTTTCCTATACGACGGGCAAAGGGGTAGAAGCATTAGTAGAGCAGAGGAGAATCGGAATCGGCAATGCCGGGTTTGCCGCACAGAAAAAGTGGAACTTCGGAAGTCCGACCATACAAAGATTTGCGGAAGAACGCCAGAAGCTTGGGGAAACGGTACTGTATGCAGCGGATAATAACCGGGTAATTGGAGCTATTTCCTTCGTTGATGCGGTAAAGGCTTTTGCCAAACCGGCCGTTACGCAGCTTAGAAAAGCCGGAGTTACCGTGGTTCTGGCTACGGGAGATCATCCTGCGCCTGCTTTGAGCGCGGCCCAAACGGCGGGAATCGATCCTTCAAAGGTCTATGCCAATATGCTGCCCGAAGATAAATTGGAGCTGGTTAACCGTTTGAAGGAGCAGGACTACAAGGTTGGTATGGCCGGTGACGGCTGGAATGACGCTCCGGCACTAGCCGCGGCGGATGTTGGCCTCGCGATGGGAGACGGTACGGATGCGGCGTTAACGGCCGGACATATTACGCTTCTTCAGCCCAGGATGACCGCCATTCCGGAAGCTTTGCTGATCAGCCGTCTAACGGTGCGCAATGTCAGGCAAAATCTGACGTTTGCATTTATCTATAACGCGCTTATCATTCCGTTTGCCGCCTGCGGCATGCTTCAGCCGTGGATGGCCGGTACGGCAATGGCCTTCAGTTCGGTATCGGTGGTGGGTAATGCTATCCGGCTTGGAGCCAGATTAAGAAGAGCTGCTGGACAATTCTAG
- a CDS encoding rhodanese-like domain-containing protein, translating to MYPEITPAEVEERLKNGEKLNLIDVREDDEWEAGHIAEANSVPLSQFGERYEELPKDQALIMVCRSGGRSGRACDFLHAQGYNVTNMTGGMLAWNGEVAYGK from the coding sequence GTGTACCCAGAGATTACGCCAGCCGAAGTTGAAGAGCGCCTGAAAAACGGCGAGAAGCTGAATCTGATTGACGTTCGTGAGGATGACGAATGGGAAGCAGGACATATCGCTGAAGCGAATAGCGTTCCTCTCTCGCAATTCGGCGAGCGCTATGAAGAGCTGCCGAAGGACCAGGCTCTGATCATGGTTTGCCGCAGCGGAGGACGCAGCGGAAGAGCTTGCGATTTCCTTCATGCCCAAGGCTACAACGTAACCAACATGACCGGCGGCATGCTCGCCTGGAATGGCGAAGTCGCATACGGCAAATAA